TTCGATTGTCTGATGTTAGGGAAGAGCGAATTGGCACAGTATTTACCGGGAAAGAGGCGGGGCCAGCCTTTGCTGAACATACCTTTGTCCATAAGGTAAAAGGGGAACTAGGGATGGCTTTACGTGCTTACGTACCAATTATGAATGCGGAGCACCGTCAGATTGGTGTTGTTATGACAGGGCATATACTACCTACCTTATATGAAATGCTTGCGAATCAAAAGGAGAGTATCACCATTACATTGTTTCTATCTCTCTTGTTTGGCGTAATGGGCTCATGGCAGTTGGCTCGTCATATGAAAAAGCAGTTGTTAAATCTGGAACCCCAGGAGATTGCCCGGCTACTAATTGAACGCACTGCAACCTTTCAAGCTATGCATGAAGGTGTCATTGCAATTGATAACGCTTTAACCATTACCATTTTTAATGAACACGCCAAACGAATCTTTCAAGTTACGGGTGATGTCATTGGTAAAAAAATTAATGATGTAATCCCTGATTCCAGACTACCGGAAATTTTACGCTTGGATCAACCCATCTATAATCAGGAATTGCAAATGCAACATGCCATCATTTGGTCCAATCGTGTTCCGATTAAAGTGAATAACAAAACGGTAGGTGCACTGGCTATCTTTCAGGATCGAACAGAGTTTGCCAAAATTGCAGAAGAACTAACTGGGGTAAAAGCGTTTGTAGAAGCCTTGCGGGTACAAAATCATGAGCACCGAAATAAAATGCATACCATTGCAGGATTGCTCCAGCTAAATCAAGCAGATAAAGCTTTGCAATACGTTTTTGATGTTTCAGAAAAACATGAGGAGCTTAGTAGCTTCCTAACTGAAAATATTTACGATGATAATCTCTCAGGATTATTGCTTAGTAAAGTGGGGCGTGGTAAAGAGTTGGGCATACAGGTGGAAATCGATCGTAAAAGTAGATTCTATGCTTTTCCAAATAGGATGGATCACCATGATTTTGTGCTGATCATCGGCAATCTAGTAGAA
This is a stretch of genomic DNA from Brevibacillus laterosporus DSM 25. It encodes these proteins:
- a CDS encoding ATP-binding protein, which codes for MKILLKNLQLHWKITILSFGIVLFSLLIGGIIIIGKMSMEIESELGQRLLVTARTVAEIPAIGENIVKPDGWKSIQSTTKRIQIVNDVSYIVVLSMNRIRLSDVREERIGTVFTGKEAGPAFAEHTFVHKVKGELGMALRAYVPIMNAEHRQIGVVMTGHILPTLYEMLANQKESITITLFLSLLFGVMGSWQLARHMKKQLLNLEPQEIARLLIERTATFQAMHEGVIAIDNALTITIFNEHAKRIFQVTGDVIGKKINDVIPDSRLPEILRLDQPIYNQELQMQHAIIWSNRVPIKVNNKTVGALAIFQDRTEFAKIAEELTGVKAFVEALRVQNHEHRNKMHTIAGLLQLNQADKALQYVFDVSEKHEELSSFLTENIYDDNLSGLLLSKVGRGKELGIQVEIDRKSRFYAFPNRMDHHDFVLIIGNLVENAFDALAMSEREDKSLFISLHQDEESLSLMVEDNGFGMDESTQARVFERGFTTKFEHNQGLGLYLVKTLVTKGRGDISIDSAPGYGTTFLIQLPMKGEK